TCAGAAACAAAtaaattgttaggatctgagtttgaattgtttgtgtttgtgtttgtttaagATGAACAAATGGAAGATGATAAAAAGATGAAATAATTTGTAACGGAATGAATgtaaactttataacacaaacAATGAGAGATTTGCTTTCATCATGAATACTTTCAATTGAATGATTGATTTACGTATGCATGAATACAAACTCCTCTTCAGCCTTAGATCACTGTGTTTGTTCGTACAAAATGCAAGTGTGTGAAGTGATCCAATAGAACAGTAcatgcactgttctatttatagtacaaaccTAACCCCTGTGgaatctttgctgacgtcacctagacaaTGACATCTAGCAATTATAATAACTCCTAACCTCTACTATAGCTAAACACTGTTACATTATAAAACAAACACTGGTTACAAACTCTGATGATCCAATCCTCTGATGAGCTCTATCCTCTGATGAAGCTTTAGCAGACCTTCTTCAAAGAGTGATCAGACATTTGCTTCCAGCAGACCTTTGGTCTTCATCGGTGGTTTAGCTCTAGCAGACTTTATGAACCATCAGACTTTAGCTTTGTAGCAAACCTTAGAAGCAGTAGTTGTTTGATGACTTGCCATTGAAGGAAGAAAATATTCAAGCACTGTTATTTGAAGGATCAAATGTTTGAAGATTTATTTTGGCTTTCTATCATCTGTTCTCAAGGTGGGATCCACATGagctaacaatctccccctagaacagatgatgccaaaaccttTCTTTATTCTTGATCTTTATTTCTCATCATCATTTCCCCGATTTGTCTTTGAACTATAATTCAAAGTCCAAGGAAATCATGTCTTCTTCATTATCCCTTTCAAGTTGAAGGTTCAAAATATCTTGAAGGTCACATACATTCAGACCATATGCATCCTTCATTTTTATCCTTTCAACATCACCATTTGAtatgagcaaagtcaatacgtggatCAGTTAGAGGTTCCAACAGAGGttcaacaaccttttcttctAACATCTGTTCACCAACATTTTCTGCTGTAACATCTGTTTTAGCTTTTTCTTCTACCATTTCAGATTTGGACTCCACTTCCTCAGATTCAAGCCCTTTTGGTATTGTTTCTAGTGCCATAAAATAAAATTCATCAGGTAAAACATCATAATTAGCAactagagcaaaattttcatcaatTAAATCCTCAGATaagctgctccaatcaacaaagccttgtgtaaAGAAGCTCTGTTGACTGGCCTCTGCTGGAGCCGATGTTTGTGCATCTTGCACTTGGACATGGAGTGCTGGGACTTGAACATATTGAATTTGAggaacagtggtttggacatacTGGACATGAACAGTGTTTACAGGGTGTGCAAAATGAGCAGTGTTTTGCATTTGAGGagcaggggtatattgggaatAATGAACAGTGTTTTGGGTGTTTTGAGGTCTTTGACTGGGGTGAGTGATTATAGGACCACtgttttgactcctacattccctagcaaagtgaccaagcctgttacacttataacacttAATCTTTGATTTATCTAACCCAACTTTTaaattcccatgcaaccctggaaACTTCCTACCAGTTCTTTTGTAAAACTTGCTTGTTCTCACACTTAACAAGGCAAGTTGATGTAAAATGTCCATCTCTTTCAAATTTATGGGGTCAAAATGTTGAAGGTCATTTAATTCAAAGGACAAGTTATCAGAGATCTGATTTTCCCCATTAGCTGTAAAAGCATACTTGGGTGAGTAAGGATTAGAGTTGAATGCTCCACCAGATGTTATGTCAAtgaaatgatcataactctgatccttagtGCTACCAGatgattcttcctgaccaaaaagtGTTGTACTACCAAAAGAGTGGTCATCAGCCACTTTTTCAgactcttgtaacttctttttctggttaaGCTCTCTCTCATAAGTGAGGAGCCTACAATGAAGTTGAGTCAAACTCATCTCCTTAAAACCCATAGAGTTTCTAATAACAAAGGCTAtagtgtcccatttttctggcaatgATCTAAGAAACCTACTATTTAAAGTTAAGTTAGCATATTCCACATTAACCAGTTTTAACTCACTAATCAGACAATTAAACCTTTCAAACTGTTGGGTTAACGACTCTCCTTTTATATGACAAAACATTTCATATTGTTGGTTCAACACTTCTCTGTTTTTCTCAATGAACTCTTCTATGCCACTGAATTGCTCTTTTAGTGCATCCCATAACTCTtttgcactgttacaatgtaataGGCTAGCATAAATATCATTGGGTAGTGCTGTAGCAACTATACTGAATGCTTTAACATCTAACTCAATTTTCTGAAAATCCTGCTCAAAGTAGTTCTCAGGCTTCTTAGGTACTTGGACCTTGAGGTCTTCTGCACTCGGCACCAtcggaacatgtggtccaaagataACCGATTTCCAGCAACCGGTTTTTTTGCTGTGCAAGAATATGACCTATCCTACGTTGCCAGATATTGTACTCAGATTTGACAAGCATAGGTGGCTTATACAGGGTGCCAGTGTTATGAGGATCTTGTGTGTTTTGAGATATTTTGGTTGTTTTACAAAGTTTTTTTGTTTAAACTACTTTGAACGTGATTAAAATTCtaactctgtttttcaactaataCGAACAAACGATATCAATGAACTGAGCCGATCTTTTATATCAAATTGATTGTTAAATCGAACTTTATTGACCTATACTCGGATACTAATTGTTAGGATCTTAGTTTgaattgtttgtgtttgtttaagATGAACAAATGGAagatgataaaaaaaatgaaataattTGCAGTGGAATGAATgtaaactttataacacaaacAATGAGAGATTTGCTTTAATCATGAATACTTTCAATTGAATGATTGATTTACGTATACATgaatacaaactccccctcagccttaGATCATTGTGTTTGTTCGTACAAAATGCAAGTGTGTGAAGTGATCCAATATAACAGTAcatgcactgttctatttatTGTACAAACCTAACCACTGTGgaatctttgctgacgtcacctaAAAAATGACATCTAAAAACTATAACAACTCCTAACCTCTACTATAGCTAAACACTATTACATTATAAAACACTGATTACAAACTCTGATGATCCAATCCTCTGATAAGCTCTATCCTCTGATGAAGCTTTAGCAGAccttcttcaaagggtgatcagacctttGCTTCCAGCAGACCTTTAGTCTTCATCAGCGGTTTAACTCTAGCAGACTTTATGAACCATCAAACTTTAGCTTTGTAGCAAACCTTAGAAGCATCAGTTGTTTGATGACTTGCCATTGAAGGAAGGATTCAAGCACTATTATTTGAAGGATCAAATGTTTGCAGAATTATTTTGGCTTTCTATCATCTGTTATCAAGGTGGGATCCACATGAGCTAACAATCTCCCCCCAGAACAGATGATGTCAAAACCCTTCTTTATTTTTGGTCTTTATTTCTTATCAACATTTCCCTTACCCTTTGAACTGTAATTCAAAGTCCAAGGAAATCATGTTTTCTTCATCATCCCTTTCAAGTTGAAGTTTCAAAAGATATTGAAGGTCACATGCATTCAGACCGTATGCATCCTTCATTTTTATCCGTTCAACATCATCATTtgatctgagcaaagtcaatatgTGGGTGTTTGAGGATGaattccactttagtatttttggatCAGATGGTTTTCTTAGGACAAGACTTATTAGGGATGCATTTGGTGATTGCGGTCTGCTTGCCAACCTTTTAATAGTTTCAGTTAATTAGGCAGTGAGTTGGTCAGCAGCATCATCTATGTGGAACTCAATCTGACATTTGATTGCCTCTTTTCTGTATTCTTCAAACCTCTGCTCATCTTCCTCATCAGTCTGCTTTTGCCTTTTTAATTGATTCAAGGCATTTGCGGGTAAAGCAGATGTTAAGAGAAGCTTTTTGGAGGTTTGGGTCTGTTGAGGCCTGCCAACAATGGTTGTGGGATAAACTGGCTTTTGAGGAACAATTGGATCTTTGGCTCTAAGCTCTTCCAGTTTTTTGTAGGTCTCCTCTATATTTAGTTTTGACCATATGGCAATTGATCTTGTTGATGCATAATCAGCAGccacaagctctgctctcattctCTTAAATTTCAATGCTTCATCTGGATCCACTTGCTTGGCTTTCTTTCCATTAGGTGGAGTTTTCTTGACCATAGGATCATTGTTCATTTTAGTGATTCTGTCAATTTCTTCCATAAGAGCATTTGATGACCAGCCTTTGAATTGAGACCTGGTTGCTTTGTATAGCTTGTGTTTCATTATGTGATCAATGTAATCAACCCTCAGTTCCTTTTCAAGCTCAATATCTATTGGCCGCTCAGACATGGATTTACTAAGGTTCTTAGCAAAGTCTGCAAGCTTTCTGACTTTGCTAAGCTCATGTGATAGTTGACCTTGGTATTTCCTGTTACCCAGCCCTTTGCTATCTTCTTTAGCTATCATCTCTGTCTTACTTTCATTTTCAAATACTCATCCAAGTTCTGAGGCTTCCTGAAGTCATAAAGAGATGGGAATGTTCTTTTAGATAGATCCTCTATTTTGAAGAATGACTCAATTTCACCTTGAACAGTGAGCAACTCTAGAGGATATTTAGCGGCCAGGGGGATGACTGATGGTAGTGAACCAATTGGAGGAGTCAAAGTGGATTTAGGAGGAAGTGATGAGGATGGAATGGTTTGCATGGGGGCAGATGATAAGGGGATTGGTGATGGAATCTCCTCATCATCTTGTTGTAGAACAAAAGTTTTTCTTTTTCGTACATAAGCGATTTTCGGTGGTGGAGGTTGTTTAGGTGGTGAAGGTGGGTGTGAAGGAAATCTTTGTGGTGTTGGAGGTGGTTGTGTTGATGGTGTATTTAAATTGATTGTAGCAGAGGATAGGCTAACATCTGCTGAAACCACTGGTGTCTTAACAGCTGTTTGGctaacatctgctgatacatttTTTCATCAGCATCTGTTGGGTTAATGGTGAGATGGTGGTGAAGCTTTCTTTTGCTTCTTTTAAGATGGTTGTTGTTGGGAAGGTTTTGTTGTGTTAAGGGGTTTGGTTTTGGGTGTAGCAGAGGATACAAGTTTTGTAGGAGTAGCAGTAGTTTTAGGAAAGGTGGCAATTGGTGGTCTATTATTTCTAAAAGACTTTCTTCTTTGTGAAGTACCAATGTTTTCCTTTTTTTCTCTTCCCCTCCTGTTCTTTTTCCTAATTGTAAGCTTTGCTTTCTTCTGTATCTTGCTTCTTCTGCTTTTCTAAAGCTATCTCTTCAGCCTTCTTGTTTAGGGTCTCATTAATCCCTTTTTTCTTTCCAGCATATGAAGCTTTTGCAGCAGATTGTTGTTTAGCAGACTTTGGCTGTTGTTGGACCTTTGGTTTTGgatcatcaccatcaccatcaccatcatcatcttttTCAAAGATTGGTGTAGGGAAGTGCCAGTAAGTTTGAGCATATATTCTTTAATGCCACTTATGTCAGCTTGTGTATCTTTATACCTAGCATCAACCATAACTCTGATAAGTTCCATGTGAGTGTTGTGGTTGGAATCAGACAAATTCTTCTGAGTATGAAGGATGGGTTGCGCTGACTTCCATAGCTCATCATCAATTTGCTTTTATATGAACAGAATTGTTTAGTGATCAATCTGAGGGGGAGTCCGTTGAGTCAATCTTCTATAAAACTTTTTGTGACCATTTGATTataaatgaaaaccagatgttgatgatgatttctCGCTTGTGATTGTTTATTTTTAGTTATACAATACACAATTGTTTGCACTTATTTGTCATTTAATCACAAGCCTTGTGAACACAGATTTAACAAATATGTACAATTAGGGTGTACGGATTAACCTAGGAATTTGTCAAATGTCACAAACATGGTCTCCAAACGTCAATGTGAATGAGTTCAAACATGTGAGAAGGAGATTCAAATCTGTGACTACGGGGAATGGAAGGTGATGTTGGCTTGCTTTGGGACGGATATCACAAGGTGTAATTGGATCCATATATGTATGAGAACAAAGATTTAACTGCTTGAATTTATAAAATGGTAAACATCCAAGTCAATGACGCCAAATCTTAATACTAACAATAATATTAGAAGAACATTTAGTGATCAAAACTGAATTATTGGAAAGTGTTATTACTGAGGGCACTGTTGCTCTTAAAAGATATACCCCAGCAGGTGACTCAATGAACTAGTCGTTATTGTCTTTCTCATCAAACAATACATTTCTGGCAAATCTTTTAGTTTTTGTAAATTTAAAGTCGTAAGGAAACCAAACAAGATGATAACACTTGCTTGCAATGTGCTCATTCTTCTTACAAGGTGAACATACAAGAGTTTTTTGTTATTAAATCTTCCATTAAAAGCCTGATTCGAAACCTTCATGGCAACAGATTCAGAAATAAAtgaattgttaggatctgagtttgaattgtttgtgtttgtgtttgtttaagATGAACAAATGGAAGATGATAAAAAGATGATATAATTTGTAGCGGAATGAATGTAAACTTTATAACATAAACAATGAGAGATTTGCTTTCATCATGAATACTTTCAATTGAATGATTGATTTACGTATGCATGAATACAAAATCCTCTTCAGCCTTAGATCACTGTGTTTGTTCGTACAAAATGCAAGTATGTGAAGTGATCCAATAGAACAC
This genomic stretch from Helianthus annuus cultivar XRQ/B chromosome 8, HanXRQr2.0-SUNRISE, whole genome shotgun sequence harbors:
- the LOC110936284 gene encoding uncharacterized protein LOC110936284: MVPSAEDLKVQVPKKPENYFEQDFQKIELDVKAFSIVATALPNDIYASLLHCNSAKELWDALKEQFSGIEEFIEKNREVLNQQYEMFCHIKGESLTQQFERFNCLISELKLVNVEYANLTLNSRFLRSLPEKWDTIAFVIRNSMGFKEMSLTQLHCRLLTYERELNQKKKLQESEKVADDHSFGSTTLFGQEESSGSTKDQSYDHFIDITSGGAFNSNPYSPKYAFTANGENQISDNLSFELNDLQHFDPINLKEMDILHQLALLSVRTSKFYKRTGRKFPGLHGNLKVGLDKSKIKCYKCNRLGHFARECRSQNSGPIITHPSQRPQNTQNTVHYSQYTPAPQMQNTAHFAHPVNTVHVQYVQTTVPQIQYVQVPALHVQVQDAQTSAPAEASQQSFFTQGFVDWSSLSEDLIDENFALVANYDVLPDEFYFMALETIPKGLESEEVESKSEMVEEKAKTDVTAENVGEQMLEEKVVEPLLEPLTDPRIDFAHIKW
- the LOC118480978 gene encoding cyclin-K-like encodes the protein MELIRVMVDARYKDTQADISDDDGDGDGDDPKPKVQQQPKSAKQQSAAKASYAGKKKGINETLNKKAEEIALEKQKKQDTEENVSQTAVKTPVVSADVSLSSATINLNTPSTQPPPTPQRFPSHPPSPPKQPPPPKIAYVRKRKTFVLQQDDEEIPSPIPLSSAPMQTIPSSSLPPKSTLTPPIGSLPSVIPLAAKYPLELLTVQGEIESFFKIEDLSKRTFPSLYDFRKPQNLDEYLKMKVRQR